Proteins encoded in a region of the Streptomyces liliiviolaceus genome:
- a CDS encoding response regulator — MTSPSPPIRVVVADDHLVVRTGFAALLDSQADFTVVRTASSGAEAVRVCREVCPDVVLMDIRMPEMDGIEATRQLVGSSPDGVDAPRVLILTTFDLDEYVYDALRAGASGFLLKEVTAERLFDAVRVVAAGDALLAPGITRRLISEFALMPARPDTAPPPGMKALTAREREVLLLVAEGLSNPEIGARLVVGEETVKTHVSRILGKLALRDRTQAVIAAYETGFVVPGSRGQR; from the coding sequence ATGACCAGCCCGTCCCCGCCGATCCGGGTCGTCGTCGCCGACGACCACCTCGTGGTCCGCACCGGCTTCGCCGCGCTGCTCGACAGCCAGGCCGACTTCACCGTCGTACGGACCGCGTCCTCCGGGGCGGAAGCGGTACGGGTCTGCCGCGAGGTCTGTCCGGACGTGGTCCTCATGGACATCCGCATGCCCGAGATGGACGGCATCGAGGCCACCAGACAGCTCGTGGGCTCCTCGCCCGACGGCGTCGACGCACCGCGCGTCCTGATCCTGACGACGTTCGACCTCGACGAGTACGTGTACGACGCGCTGCGCGCCGGAGCCAGCGGCTTCCTCCTCAAGGAGGTGACCGCGGAACGGCTCTTCGACGCCGTACGGGTCGTCGCCGCCGGGGACGCGCTGCTCGCGCCCGGCATCACCCGCAGGCTCATCAGCGAGTTCGCGCTGATGCCCGCCAGACCCGACACCGCACCGCCGCCCGGCATGAAGGCGCTCACCGCACGCGAGCGAGAGGTCCTGCTGCTGGTCGCCGAGGGCCTGTCCAACCCGGAGATCGGCGCCAGGCTGGTCGTCGGCGAGGAGACGGTGAAGACACACGTCAGCAGAATCCTCGGCAAGCTCGCGCTGCGCGACCGTACGCAGGCCGTGATCGCCGCGTACGAGACGGGATTTGTCGTGCCCGGCTCCCGCGGGCAGCGATAG
- a CDS encoding MSMEG_1061 family FMN-dependent PPOX-type flavoprotein encodes MPHTIDTAGTGPDAVTEEGREGREGREGWVELGSGAELRELLGEPWPIVIEKVHDRLADQDRDIIARSPFCLLATSDSRGNCDVSPRGDAPGFTHVIDSGTLALPDRPGNRRGDSFHNILDNPHAGLLYLIPGSKEVLRVNGRARILSDAPFFDAMTVKGQRPALALVLEIDEIYLHCPASLRRSGVWSPESWQTG; translated from the coding sequence TTGCCGCACACGATCGACACCGCCGGAACAGGGCCGGACGCCGTGACCGAGGAAGGCCGGGAGGGTCGGGAGGGCCGGGAGGGCTGGGTCGAACTGGGGTCGGGCGCCGAGCTGCGCGAGCTGCTCGGCGAGCCCTGGCCCATCGTGATCGAGAAGGTCCACGACCGCCTCGCCGACCAGGACCGGGACATCATCGCCCGCTCGCCCTTCTGCCTGCTGGCCACCTCCGACTCGCGCGGCAACTGCGACGTCTCCCCTCGTGGGGACGCCCCCGGCTTCACGCACGTCATCGACTCCGGCACGCTCGCCCTGCCCGACCGGCCGGGGAACCGGCGGGGCGACAGCTTCCACAACATCCTCGACAACCCGCACGCCGGCCTGCTCTACCTGATACCCGGCAGCAAAGAGGTCCTGCGGGTCAACGGCCGGGCCCGCATCCTCTCCGACGCCCCGTTCTTCGACGCCATGACGGTGAAGGGCCAGCGTCCCGCGCTCGCCCTGGTCCTGGAGATCGACGAGATATATCTGCACTGCCCGGCGTCGCTGCGGCGCTCGGGCGTGTGGAGTCCGGAGTCCTGGCAGACCGGCTGA
- a CDS encoding RNA polymerase sigma-70 factor → MQAGDDVNSLETATRQFVAARPQLFGVAYRMLGSVAEAEDVLQEAWVRWQKADRTNIVEPTAFLTTVATRLAINTAQSARVRRETYVGPWLPEPVDTSLDPHLGAERAEAVELAVLHLLERLNPVERAAYVLREAFDYPYRQVAEILETSEANTRQLVSRARRHLATERKEQVSRSEHRRLLTVFLTAARTGDLKSLEEVLAADVVSYSDGGGVRGASRIPVVGRPHVSRYLAAFAPRFWPESDVSWVEANGRPAVLVRSGGSAVALLSVDVSAEGIDRIMWVMAPDKLSPYLASLDDRADG, encoded by the coding sequence ATGCAGGCCGGGGACGACGTCAACTCTCTTGAGACGGCGACGAGGCAGTTCGTCGCGGCGCGTCCCCAGCTCTTCGGAGTCGCCTATCGCATGCTCGGCAGCGTCGCGGAGGCCGAGGACGTCCTCCAGGAGGCGTGGGTGCGGTGGCAGAAGGCCGACCGCACGAACATCGTCGAGCCGACCGCCTTCCTGACCACCGTGGCCACCCGGCTGGCGATCAACACGGCCCAGTCCGCCCGCGTACGCCGTGAGACGTATGTCGGACCGTGGCTCCCCGAGCCGGTCGACACCAGCCTCGACCCGCATCTGGGGGCGGAGCGCGCCGAGGCGGTCGAGCTGGCGGTTCTCCATCTCCTGGAGAGGCTGAATCCGGTGGAGCGGGCCGCCTACGTCCTGCGGGAGGCGTTCGACTACCCCTACCGGCAGGTCGCGGAGATCCTGGAGACGAGTGAGGCCAACACCCGCCAGCTGGTGAGCCGGGCGCGCAGGCATCTGGCCACCGAGCGGAAGGAACAGGTGAGCCGCAGCGAGCACCGGCGGCTGCTGACGGTGTTCCTGACCGCGGCGCGGACCGGCGATCTGAAGTCGCTCGAAGAGGTCCTCGCGGCGGACGTCGTCAGCTACTCCGACGGCGGAGGGGTGCGTGGCGCCTCGCGGATCCCGGTGGTCGGACGCCCGCACGTCTCCCGGTACCTCGCCGCCTTCGCGCCGCGGTTCTGGCCGGAGTCGGACGTCAGCTGGGTCGAGGCCAACGGCCGCCCGGCCGTCCTCGTGCGGTCCGGCGGCAGCGCCGTGGCCCTGCTGTCGGTGGACGTGTCGGCGGAGGGCATCGACCGGATCATGTGGGTCATGGCCCCGGACAAGCTGTCGCCGTACTTGGCGTCGCTGGACGACCGGGCGGACGGCTGA
- a CDS encoding ABC transporter ATP-binding protein: MRSGEETADTPRLRGHQLSATSVTVAYDGVDVVHDAAVALRPGEVTVLVGPNGSGKSTLLRTIARLQRARHATLRIDTETDGLALSAREFSRHVALLTQGRPTPSGLTVRDVVEFGRYPYRGRFGRPDPDASAAIDRALALTGVTDLAERGADHLSGGQLQRVWLASCLAQETGVLLLDEPTTYLDLRYQIELLDLVRDLADDHGIAVGVVLHDLDQAAAIADRITLLEAGRIVADGLPEDVLTPERLTAVYGIRIDVDHDPLTGRLRTRPIGRHHTRHTRRTRTERLGTTS; this comes from the coding sequence GTGAGATCTGGTGAAGAAACAGCCGACACCCCGCGTCTTCGCGGTCACCAACTGTCGGCCACGAGCGTGACCGTCGCCTACGACGGCGTCGACGTCGTGCACGACGCGGCGGTCGCCCTGCGGCCCGGTGAGGTGACCGTCCTGGTCGGCCCCAACGGCAGCGGCAAGTCGACGCTCCTGCGGACGATCGCCCGTCTGCAGCGGGCCCGCCACGCCACGCTCAGGATCGACACCGAGACCGACGGCCTCGCCCTGAGCGCCCGTGAGTTCTCGCGGCACGTCGCCCTGCTGACCCAGGGCCGCCCCACCCCCAGCGGACTCACCGTGCGGGACGTCGTCGAGTTCGGCCGCTACCCCTACCGGGGCCGCTTCGGCCGGCCCGACCCGGACGCGTCCGCCGCGATCGACCGCGCGCTCGCGCTGACCGGCGTCACGGACCTCGCCGAGCGCGGCGCCGACCACCTCTCCGGCGGACAGCTCCAGCGGGTGTGGCTCGCCAGCTGCCTCGCCCAGGAGACCGGCGTGCTGCTGCTCGACGAGCCGACGACCTACCTCGACCTGCGCTACCAGATCGAACTCCTCGACCTCGTCCGGGACCTGGCGGACGACCACGGCATCGCCGTCGGGGTCGTCCTGCACGACCTCGACCAGGCGGCGGCCATCGCCGACCGGATCACCCTGCTCGAAGCGGGCCGCATCGTCGCCGACGGCCTGCCCGAGGACGTCCTCACCCCGGAACGCCTCACCGCCGTCTACGGCATCCGCATCGACGTGGACCACGACCCCCTCACCGGCCGGCTGCGCACCCGCCCGATCGGCCGACACCACACCCGGCACACCCGCCGCACTCGAACCGAAAGGCTCGGCACCACCTCATGA
- a CDS encoding iron-siderophore ABC transporter substrate-binding protein, which translates to MRRLLLTAAATTAAALTLAACGTTEPAADKTEKKTSEAITLTDGSGKKLKLDGPATKVVATEWNEVENLVTLGVDPVGVSDVKGYNTWDSAVPLKNEPKDIGTRGEPSMDTVAALAPDLILASSDLAPAAVKQLREVAPVLEIKSADGSDQIGQMLENLDLIAKATGTTDKAATARKDFEAKLAEGKKALADADLAGTEIAFADGYVTSNQVTLRPYTDGSLIGSVNKRLGLKNAWKVKGDAAYGLGSTDVEGLTDLPKDTQFAYIGNDGDKTATPFTGVLAKNAVWKSLPFVKSGDVHRLDDGIWMFGGPGSMSAYVDALVAALTK; encoded by the coding sequence ATGAGACGCCTCCTGCTCACCGCGGCCGCCACCACCGCCGCGGCGCTGACCCTCGCCGCGTGCGGCACCACCGAGCCTGCCGCCGACAAGACCGAGAAGAAGACGTCCGAGGCCATCACCCTCACCGACGGCTCCGGCAAGAAGCTCAAGCTCGACGGCCCGGCCACCAAGGTCGTCGCCACCGAGTGGAACGAGGTCGAGAACCTCGTCACGCTCGGCGTCGACCCGGTCGGCGTCTCCGACGTCAAGGGCTACAACACCTGGGACTCCGCCGTCCCGCTGAAGAACGAGCCGAAGGACATCGGCACCCGCGGCGAGCCCAGCATGGACACCGTCGCCGCCCTCGCGCCCGACCTCATCCTGGCCTCCTCGGACCTGGCGCCCGCGGCCGTGAAGCAGCTGCGCGAGGTCGCCCCGGTACTGGAGATCAAGTCCGCCGACGGCTCGGACCAGATCGGTCAGATGCTGGAGAACCTCGACCTGATCGCCAAGGCCACCGGCACCACCGACAAGGCGGCGACGGCCCGCAAGGACTTCGAGGCCAAGCTCGCCGAGGGCAAGAAGGCCCTCGCCGACGCCGACCTCGCGGGCACGGAGATCGCCTTCGCCGACGGCTACGTCACCTCCAACCAGGTCACCCTGCGCCCGTACACCGACGGTTCCCTCATCGGATCCGTCAACAAGCGCCTCGGCCTGAAGAACGCGTGGAAGGTCAAGGGCGACGCGGCCTACGGACTCGGGTCCACCGACGTCGAAGGCCTCACCGACCTGCCGAAGGACACGCAGTTCGCCTACATCGGCAACGACGGCGACAAGACCGCCACCCCGTTCACCGGAGTGCTCGCGAAGAACGCCGTCTGGAAGTCCCTGCCGTTCGTGAAGTCCGGTGACGTGCACCGCCTGGACGACGGCATCTGGATGTTCGGCGGCCCCGGGTCGATGTCCGCGTACGTCGACGCCCTCGTCGCCGCGCTGACGAAGTAG
- a CDS encoding glycoside hydrolase family 127 protein produces MSQPPTRRGLLRLAAGTAAAVPLAQAITPAQAVTGAAPDAPGIAGTAPGGAAMAATAAAPALPVQPFPLGQVALGDGAFRRKRDLMLDYARAYPADRILAVFRANAGLDTRGARPPGGWETADGNLRGHYGGHFLTLVAQAYADTREAALKTKLDHLVSALGECRQALADHGSPRPSHPGYLAAYPETQFVLLESYTTYPTIWAPYYTCHKIMRGLLDAYTLGGNAQALTLASGMGDWVHSRLGALPKAQLERMWSIYIAGEYGGMNEVLADLYALTGRPQHLAAARCFDNTALLDACAEDRDILEGRHANQHIPQFTGYLRLYDHTGEERYAAAARNFWDMVTESRTYSLGGTGQGEMFRARGAIAATLDDKNAETCATYNMLKLSRQLFFHEPDPVYMDHYERGLTNHILASRRDAGGAPSTSGPEVTYFVGMGPGVVREYGNIGTCCGGTGMENHTKYQDSVYFRSADGDALYVNLYLASTLRWPEKGLVVEQTGDYPAESLRTLVFREGGGPLDLRLRVPSWATGGFTVTVNGVPQRAEAVPGSYLTLSRNWRRGDRVDVSAPYRLRIERALDDPAVQSLFHGPVLLVARSAATGFRAFSFYKDFTLRGDLADAIDPEGRPSHFTTHGLTLAPFHLADDARYHAYFRRAEPVVVFGATDSGVPNRARGDGLTFLDVLWAQAPFATSADLVRAVAALADLWVSEGRFTRVERDRVVAAAPGVSQVRHA; encoded by the coding sequence ATGTCCCAACCCCCCACACGCCGAGGCCTGTTGCGGCTCGCCGCCGGGACGGCGGCCGCCGTCCCCCTCGCGCAGGCGATCACGCCCGCGCAGGCCGTGACCGGCGCGGCCCCCGACGCGCCGGGCATCGCGGGAACGGCTCCCGGCGGGGCCGCCATGGCCGCTACGGCAGCCGCGCCCGCCCTGCCGGTACAGCCGTTCCCGCTGGGCCAAGTCGCCCTCGGCGACGGCGCGTTCCGCCGCAAGCGCGATCTGATGCTCGACTACGCCAGGGCCTACCCCGCCGACCGCATCCTGGCCGTCTTCCGGGCCAACGCCGGACTGGACACCCGCGGGGCCCGCCCGCCCGGCGGCTGGGAGACCGCCGACGGCAATCTGCGCGGCCACTACGGCGGCCACTTCCTCACGCTCGTCGCCCAGGCGTACGCCGACACCCGGGAGGCGGCGCTCAAGACCAAACTCGACCATCTGGTCAGCGCGTTGGGCGAGTGCCGACAGGCCCTGGCCGACCACGGCTCCCCGAGACCGAGCCACCCCGGCTACCTGGCGGCGTACCCGGAGACGCAGTTCGTCCTGCTGGAGAGCTATACGACCTACCCCACCATCTGGGCGCCCTACTACACCTGCCACAAGATCATGCGGGGTCTCCTGGACGCGTACACCCTCGGCGGGAACGCGCAGGCCCTCACACTCGCATCCGGGATGGGCGACTGGGTGCACAGTCGGCTCGGCGCGCTGCCGAAGGCGCAGCTGGAGCGTATGTGGTCGATCTACATCGCGGGTGAGTACGGCGGGATGAACGAGGTGCTGGCGGACCTGTACGCGCTCACCGGACGGCCGCAACACCTGGCCGCCGCCCGCTGCTTCGACAACACCGCGCTGCTGGACGCCTGCGCCGAGGACCGGGACATCCTGGAGGGCAGACACGCCAACCAGCACATCCCGCAGTTCACCGGCTATCTGCGGCTGTACGACCACACGGGGGAGGAGCGGTACGCCGCCGCGGCCCGCAATTTCTGGGACATGGTCACCGAGTCCCGGACGTACAGCCTGGGCGGTACGGGACAGGGCGAGATGTTCCGGGCCCGGGGCGCGATCGCGGCGACCCTCGACGACAAGAACGCCGAGACCTGCGCCACGTACAACATGCTCAAGCTGAGCCGGCAGCTCTTCTTCCACGAGCCCGACCCCGTGTACATGGACCACTACGAGCGCGGTCTGACCAACCACATCCTCGCCTCCCGCCGGGACGCGGGCGGGGCGCCGAGCACGAGCGGTCCGGAGGTCACCTATTTCGTCGGCATGGGGCCCGGAGTCGTGCGGGAGTACGGCAACATCGGCACGTGCTGCGGCGGCACCGGCATGGAGAACCACACCAAGTACCAGGACTCGGTGTACTTCCGCTCCGCCGACGGCGACGCGCTGTACGTCAACCTCTACCTCGCCTCGACCCTGCGGTGGCCCGAGAAGGGACTCGTCGTCGAGCAGACGGGCGACTACCCGGCGGAGAGCCTCCGCACCCTGGTCTTCCGCGAGGGCGGCGGCCCGCTCGATCTGAGACTGCGGGTGCCGTCCTGGGCCACGGGAGGCTTCACCGTCACGGTCAACGGGGTGCCGCAGCGGGCCGAGGCCGTGCCCGGCAGCTATCTCACCCTGAGCCGGAACTGGCGGCGCGGCGACCGGGTCGATGTGTCGGCGCCCTACCGGCTGCGGATCGAGAGGGCCCTGGACGATCCCGCCGTCCAGTCGCTGTTCCACGGGCCGGTCCTGCTGGTCGCGCGGAGCGCGGCGACGGGATTCCGCGCGTTCTCTTTCTACAAGGACTTCACGCTCCGGGGTGATCTCGCCGACGCGATCGATCCCGAGGGCCGCCCCTCGCACTTCACCACCCACGGTCTGACCCTGGCGCCGTTCCATCTCGCGGACGACGCCCGCTACCACGCCTACTTCAGGCGGGCCGAACCCGTCGTCGTGTTCGGGGCCACCGACTCCGGCGTACCGAACCGCGCCCGCGGCGACGGGCTGACCTTCCTCGACGTCCTCTGGGCCCAGGCACCCTTCGCGACCTCCGCCGATCTCGTACGGGCGGTGGCTGCTCTCGCCGACCTCTGGGTCTCCGAGGGACGGTTCACGCGGGTTGAGCGGGACCGTGTCGTCGCGGCCGCCCCGGGCGTCTCTCAGGTAAGGCATGCCTAA
- a CDS encoding glycoside hydrolase family 127 protein: MPSTVLPAAPTRGALRPLGLDEVDITGGFWARRRHINETVGLRHCRDWMERSGWTGNFRAAAEGRVQQDRQGREFADSEIYKLLEATAWQSASGSAPDVDVTALVGAVAAAQEPDGYLNTAFGRPGQPPRYSDLEWGHELYCYGHLIQAGVAEARARGGSGGELAEVARRAADHICATFGRGGIERVCGHPLIETALVELARLTGEERYLAQAALFVDRRGHGTLADGEFGRVYHQDDLPVREARALRGHAVRALYLAAGAVDVAVETGDEELLAAVVRQWEAGVARRTYVTGGMGSHHRDESFGDDFVLPPDRAYSETCAGVASVLLSWRLLLATGEPRFADLAERTLFNVVATSPAEHGRAFFYANTLHRRHRSAVPAPDTVSPGADPGLRAPWFAVSCCPTNVARTLAQLPAHLATADDHGIQLHQYADARIATSLTPGHAVALRIRTDYPADGTVVVRVDRSPSDRPWTVSLRVPAWTAGATSWLVEPDGTRRTVAPGTAEVTRVFRPGDEIRLELPVRPRWIGADPRVDAVRGAVAVQRGPRVYCAESVDLPDGLDVDAIRVDPAVDPRDGPDPAVDTVVVDGRLALYDPRSTAYDARRDEPWPYRPLDAPTAPPGSDRAEITLVPYHSWANRGPSTMRVWLPADDR, translated from the coding sequence GTGCCGTCGACCGTCCTTCCCGCGGCGCCGACCCGGGGCGCACTGCGGCCGCTCGGACTCGACGAGGTCGACATCACCGGCGGCTTCTGGGCCCGTCGCAGGCACATCAACGAGACAGTCGGCCTCCGCCACTGCCGAGACTGGATGGAACGCTCCGGCTGGACCGGCAACTTCCGTGCCGCAGCCGAGGGGCGGGTCCAACAGGACCGGCAGGGAAGGGAGTTCGCCGACTCCGAGATCTACAAGCTCCTCGAAGCCACGGCCTGGCAGAGCGCCTCCGGCAGCGCGCCGGACGTCGACGTCACCGCACTCGTCGGGGCCGTCGCCGCAGCCCAGGAACCGGACGGCTATCTGAACACCGCCTTCGGCCGCCCCGGACAGCCGCCCCGTTACAGCGACCTGGAATGGGGCCACGAGCTGTACTGCTACGGCCATCTGATCCAGGCGGGCGTCGCCGAGGCCAGGGCGCGGGGCGGGAGCGGGGGCGAGCTGGCGGAGGTCGCCCGGCGGGCCGCCGACCACATCTGCGCCACATTCGGCCGGGGTGGCATCGAGCGCGTCTGCGGCCATCCGCTGATCGAGACGGCCCTGGTGGAACTGGCGCGGCTGACGGGGGAGGAGCGCTATCTCGCCCAGGCCGCGCTCTTCGTCGACCGCCGGGGCCACGGCACGCTCGCCGACGGCGAGTTCGGCCGCGTCTACCACCAGGACGACCTGCCCGTACGAGAGGCGCGGGCGCTGCGCGGGCACGCCGTACGCGCCCTCTACCTCGCGGCCGGCGCCGTCGACGTGGCCGTGGAGACCGGCGACGAGGAACTGCTCGCCGCAGTCGTCCGGCAGTGGGAGGCGGGGGTCGCCCGGCGCACGTATGTCACCGGCGGCATGGGCTCCCACCACCGGGACGAGTCCTTCGGCGACGACTTCGTCCTGCCGCCGGACCGCGCCTATTCGGAGACCTGCGCGGGCGTCGCCTCCGTACTGCTCAGCTGGCGATTGCTGCTCGCCACCGGCGAACCGCGCTTCGCCGACCTCGCGGAACGGACCCTGTTCAACGTGGTCGCGACCTCCCCGGCGGAACACGGCCGGGCCTTCTTCTACGCCAACACGCTGCACCGGCGTCACCGGAGCGCCGTGCCCGCCCCCGACACGGTCAGTCCGGGTGCCGATCCCGGCCTGCGCGCGCCCTGGTTCGCGGTGTCCTGCTGCCCCACCAACGTGGCACGGACCCTGGCCCAGCTTCCCGCGCACCTGGCCACGGCGGACGACCACGGCATCCAGCTGCACCAGTACGCCGACGCGCGCATCGCCACCTCCCTCACACCCGGTCACGCCGTCGCCCTGCGGATCCGCACCGACTACCCGGCCGACGGGACCGTGGTCGTGCGCGTCGACCGGTCGCCGTCCGACCGCCCGTGGACCGTGTCGCTGCGCGTCCCCGCGTGGACGGCGGGCGCCACGTCATGGCTGGTCGAACCGGACGGCACCCGTCGCACGGTCGCCCCGGGCACGGCCGAGGTCACCCGCGTCTTCCGGCCGGGCGACGAGATCCGGCTCGAACTGCCCGTACGGCCGCGCTGGATCGGCGCCGATCCGCGCGTCGACGCGGTGCGCGGCGCCGTGGCCGTCCAGCGCGGGCCGCGGGTGTACTGCGCCGAGTCCGTGGACCTGCCCGACGGCCTGGACGTCGACGCGATCCGGGTGGACCCGGCCGTCGATCCGCGCGACGGGCCGGACCCGGCGGTGGACACCGTCGTGGTCGACGGCCGCCTCGCCCTGTACGACCCACGGTCCACCGCGTACGACGCGCGACGCGACGAGCCCTGGCCCTACCGGCCGCTCGACGCCCCCACCGCCCCGCCCGGGAGCGACCGGGCGGAGATCACCCTGGTCCCGTACCACTCCTGGGCGAACCGGGGTCCCTCGACGATGCGGGTGTGGCTGCCCGCGGACGACCGATGA
- a CDS encoding carbohydrate ABC transporter permease, with product MSRALGRTPYFVVAGGLAVIFLFPLLWNAWASVSGQPGTAQESGHGLGNYRTLLHYDAGLWRYLLNSTVVSALTVALTLGVSLLGGYAFARFDFPGKNLLFLLTLAILMVPYATLLIPLYVLLGRLHLQNSLVGLSLVLAMFQLPFATFMMRISFEAVPRELEESAFVDGCGTAGALRRVLLPAVRPGLITVGLFAFLAAWNDFIAPLILISDSEKAPLPLAVANLRQQSMGAVDYGATEAGVVVLAVPCLLLFLLLQRHYMRGFMSGALKG from the coding sequence ATGAGCCGCGCCCTGGGCCGTACGCCCTACTTCGTCGTCGCCGGCGGACTGGCCGTCATCTTCCTCTTCCCCCTGCTGTGGAACGCCTGGGCCTCCGTCAGCGGACAGCCCGGCACCGCACAGGAGTCCGGCCACGGGTTAGGCAACTACCGCACCCTGCTCCACTACGACGCGGGCCTGTGGCGCTACCTCCTCAACAGCACGGTCGTCTCCGCGCTGACCGTCGCCCTGACCCTCGGAGTGTCCCTGCTGGGCGGTTACGCCTTCGCCCGCTTCGACTTCCCCGGCAAGAACCTGCTGTTCCTGCTCACCCTGGCCATCCTCATGGTCCCGTACGCCACCCTCCTCATCCCCCTCTACGTCCTGCTCGGCAGACTCCACCTGCAGAACTCGCTCGTCGGACTGAGTCTGGTGCTGGCCATGTTCCAACTGCCGTTCGCCACCTTCATGATGCGGATCTCCTTCGAGGCGGTGCCGCGCGAGCTGGAGGAGTCGGCGTTCGTGGACGGGTGCGGTACGGCGGGCGCGCTGCGCCGGGTGCTGCTCCCGGCGGTGCGGCCGGGGCTGATCACCGTCGGGCTGTTCGCGTTCCTCGCCGCCTGGAACGACTTCATCGCCCCGCTGATCCTGATCTCGGACAGCGAGAAGGCACCCCTGCCCCTGGCTGTCGCGAACCTGCGACAGCAGAGCATGGGCGCCGTCGACTACGGAGCCACCGAGGCGGGTGTGGTGGTCCTCGCCGTGCCCTGCCTCCTGCTGTTCCTGCTGCTGCAACGGCACTACATGCGGGGCTTCATGTCGGGCGCGCTCAAGGGCTGA
- a CDS encoding sensor histidine kinase, whose amino-acid sequence MPRATAWRDTWTATRRRVSELPHVGVLFGTLLGLSAVLESLAEFVGAHGSIPRLFADATAQAGPHGSATGVQFAMVVGLLCLSTALPLAFLRPLAAGVTVTTASIGSLLILGTLTVAGLAAQLVAQYRLGRGGSLLSAALLGTPFLVLALTGPDDTGHRVRVVLVAALAPLAAFAGLAARSHEQNRRHSAIREVMDGTRWENAARGERVRIVRELHDVVGHHISMIAVQAETARIATAGMPAEGAERLLGIGDTARAALTEMRRLLGVLREDTGSVTGGDRRPQPDLTQLHELLEEARKASATSIRLILSGSPSALDPGIELAAYRIVQESLTNARKHATGAAVDVELVYADEALHLRVRDNGPGPPRDRPTGGHGLLGMRERASAVGGDVHTGPGFGGGGFVVEARFPLKAPQPR is encoded by the coding sequence GTGCCCCGTGCGACGGCTTGGCGTGACACCTGGACCGCGACGCGACGGCGAGTGTCCGAACTCCCGCACGTGGGTGTGCTGTTCGGGACCCTGCTCGGGCTGTCCGCCGTCCTGGAATCGCTCGCCGAATTCGTCGGCGCCCACGGGTCGATACCCCGGCTGTTCGCCGACGCCACCGCGCAGGCCGGCCCGCACGGCAGCGCCACGGGCGTGCAGTTCGCCATGGTGGTCGGGCTGTTGTGTCTGTCGACCGCACTGCCGCTCGCCTTTCTGCGCCCCCTGGCGGCCGGGGTCACCGTCACCACGGCGAGCATCGGCTCGCTCCTGATCCTCGGGACGCTGACCGTGGCGGGCCTGGCCGCCCAGCTCGTCGCCCAGTACCGGCTCGGCCGCGGCGGCTCCCTCCTGTCCGCGGCGCTCCTCGGCACGCCCTTCCTCGTCCTGGCCCTCACCGGCCCCGACGACACCGGCCACCGCGTACGGGTCGTGCTCGTCGCGGCACTGGCCCCGCTGGCCGCCTTCGCCGGACTGGCCGCCCGTTCCCACGAGCAGAACCGGCGGCACAGCGCCATCCGCGAGGTCATGGACGGCACGCGGTGGGAGAACGCCGCACGGGGCGAACGCGTGCGCATCGTGCGTGAGTTGCACGACGTCGTCGGCCACCACATCTCCATGATCGCCGTACAGGCCGAGACGGCCCGGATAGCCACCGCGGGCATGCCGGCCGAGGGCGCCGAACGACTGCTCGGTATCGGGGACACCGCCCGCGCGGCCCTGACCGAGATGCGCAGGCTGCTCGGCGTGCTCCGCGAGGACACCGGGTCCGTCACCGGCGGTGACCGCAGGCCGCAGCCCGACCTGACACAGCTCCACGAACTGCTCGAAGAGGCACGCAAGGCGTCCGCCACATCCATCCGCCTCATCCTCAGCGGCTCACCGAGCGCACTGGACCCCGGCATCGAACTCGCCGCCTACCGCATCGTCCAGGAATCCCTCACCAACGCCCGTAAGCACGCCACCGGCGCCGCCGTCGACGTGGAACTCGTCTACGCCGACGAAGCGCTGCACCTGCGCGTCCGCGACAACGGCCCTGGACCGCCGCGCGACCGGCCCACCGGCGGACACGGCCTGCTCGGTATGCGCGAACGCGCGTCCGCGGTCGGCGGCGACGTCCACACCGGCCCGGGGTTCGGCGGCGGCGGTTTCGTCGTCGAGGCACGTTTCCCCCTCAAGGCACCGCAACCCCGATGA